The Mytilus galloprovincialis chromosome 7, xbMytGall1.hap1.1, whole genome shotgun sequence genome has a window encoding:
- the LOC143084249 gene encoding uncharacterized protein LOC143084249, with protein MSTADAEHTLTLKNTTQNDSGDYYVHVGQFSHKIQLTITEPSMAVNMDEKNTYMDAIKTGIEVRQYVRIQVIGKDRVGKTSLVRRLLFLEDGSYDGKSTDGIEVDRKCQIRRKDGQWFVGDVETEKKERIKRIHLAVNTKQNKSISKLSQLPTEEYVSDLEKKKMEQKQNATSEYFEIEETHNFQDTLISDDNVIEKEPFDVLSKINDDTQHASITLAASTSDGKQSSIPDKMEKQQNNDLKNHELVPNSSDQITEMMVSKMDEILAYAKIEKDKMKSEGLVECGIWDFAGQKDYYATHQTFFTPNAIYLLVADIEDDIKPITHNEDDCNCIGDYIDFWFDSVHCFCKDRSAMKLCPPVVMVCTGTDKFEKVEDRKKEYEANIRQVFGKQKKSDHRRGIYFISNTNFRAEDKKEIKRLRKHISDIALEMNYFAEKLPTKWIQLENALEHV; from the exons ATGTCAACGGCAGATGCCGAACACACACTTACACTGAAGAACACAACACAGAATGACAGTGGAGACTATTATGTGCATGTAGGACAGTTTTcccataaaatacaacttaccaTTACAG AACCTTCAATGGCGGTTAACATGGACGAAAAGAACACATATATGGACGCGATCAAAACTGGAATAGAAGTCAGACAATACGTAAGAATTCAGGTCATTGGCAAAGATCGTGTTGGAAAGACAAGTCTTGTACGAAGACTTCTATTCCTAGAAGACGGTTCATACGATGGTAAAAGCACTGATGGAATTGAAGTTGATAGAAAATGTCAAATACGAAGGAAAGATGGACAATGGTTTGTTGGTGATG TTGAAACAGAAAAGAAGGAAAGGATAAAGAGGATACATCTGGCCgttaatacaaaacaaaataaaagtatatCGAAGCTGTCACAACTTCCAACTGAAGAATATGTATCAGATTTAGAAAAGAAGAAAAtggaacaaaaacaaaatgcCACATCGGAATATTTTGAAATAGAAGAGACACACAATTTTCAGGACACGCTTATCTCTGACGATAATGTTATTGAAAAAGAACCGTTTGATGTTTTATCCAAAATAAATGATGATACACAACATGCAAGTATTACTTTAGCTGCTTCTACCTCCGATGGAAAACAATCAAGTATACCAGATAAAatggaaaaacaacaaaataatgacTTGAAAAATCATGAACTAGTACCCAATTCAAGTGACCAAATAACCGAAATGATGGTTTCAAAAATGGATGAAATTCTTGCTTATGCCAAGatagaaaaagacaaaatgaaatcTGAAGGTTTAGTAGAATGTGGTATATGGGATTTCGCTGGTCAAAAAGACTACTATGCCACACACCAGACATTCTTTACACCAAATGCGATTTATCTTCTTGTTGCAGATATTGAGGACGATATAAAACCTATCACACATAATGAAGATGATTGTAATTGCATTGGAG ATTATATTGATTTTTGGTTTGACAGTGTTCACTGTTTTTGTAAAGATCGTTCAGCAATGAAACTTTGTCCACCTGTTGTAATGGTGTGTACTGGTACAGACAAGTTTGAAAAG GTTGAAGATAGGAAAAAAGAATATGAAGCAAATATTCGTCAAGTTTTTGGCAAACAAAAAAAGTCGGATCACAGAAGGGGCATCTACTTTATTTCTAATACGAATTTTAGAGCTgaagataaaaaagaaatcaaaagatTGAGAAAGCATATATCCGACATTGCATTAGAGATGAATTATTTTGCTGAAAAGCTTCCGACAAAGTGGATTCAACTAGAAAATGCACTTGAA caCGTGTGA